From Mucilaginibacter rubeus, a single genomic window includes:
- a CDS encoding response regulator has translation MTAAIAHNINFQTEIKDRSDRLMDYFLPVHFAVGLALASFYDTWLIAGGVGGLCLLAYYTAKIALPQSSLYQYVLASVLGIFMAQYIYQMHGMFEMHFFAFISSALLITYQNWKLQIPLLIVVIIHHATFSYLQDIGFGNIFFTQLNYFDLQTFIIHVLLTGVIMFICGLWAYQLRKYNELRIVQTLQMADLQREAQLSLERKHNEEVLAAANKELNHSNLELQKARLAADQANQEKSIFLATMSHEIRTPMNGVIGMSALLNETELNDEQRMFTETIINCGETLIHVINNILDFSKIEAGSLDLEQDDFNLRQSIEDVMDMFAVKAGQMGLDLVYEIEEDISPNIIGDPLRLKQVLINLVNNAIKFTEKGEVGIRVSCIERQPDGLLKLGFDVWDTGIGIPKDKLHRLFRAFSQVDSSTTRKYGGTGLGLAICQKLVTLMGGAIGVKSLPGVGAKFSFTINAYPGEASQQLTSGFDLSELEGKKILVVDDNQTNLSILERQFDNWNLKAITAESAAEALVILQKSKDIELVITDMHMPVMDGAMLAKVIKEGYSHLPIILLSSVGEDFIKDQRSLFTSIMNKPIKQQVLGKQVFMALRNSSTQTEDKQAKAKLSVDFSDKYPFKILIAEDNEVNQHVIKHILSKMGYKPGIAKNGIDAIEALYQDDYGLILMDMQMPVMDGLEATRVIRKDGVKQPVIIALTANAMTGDEQECLQAGMNDYLSKPVKLDELMNKLSKWYTVVNNKAVSRSEV, from the coding sequence GTGACTGCAGCTATAGCTCATAACATTAACTTCCAAACCGAGATCAAGGATCGCTCAGACCGGTTGATGGATTACTTCCTGCCGGTGCATTTTGCGGTTGGTTTGGCGCTGGCCTCCTTTTACGATACCTGGCTTATTGCTGGTGGTGTTGGTGGTCTTTGCCTGCTGGCTTATTATACCGCTAAAATAGCCCTGCCTCAATCATCGCTATATCAATATGTATTGGCCTCGGTGCTCGGCATTTTTATGGCCCAGTATATATACCAAATGCACGGTATGTTTGAAATGCACTTTTTTGCCTTTATTTCAAGCGCGCTGCTCATTACTTATCAAAACTGGAAACTACAAATTCCTCTGTTGATAGTGGTTATTATCCATCATGCTACTTTTAGCTATTTGCAGGATATCGGGTTTGGTAATATATTTTTCACCCAACTCAATTATTTTGATCTTCAAACATTCATTATCCACGTATTACTTACCGGGGTAATCATGTTTATATGCGGGCTGTGGGCATACCAACTGCGCAAATACAACGAATTAAGAATTGTGCAAACCCTGCAAATGGCCGATCTGCAGCGTGAAGCCCAGTTATCATTGGAGCGTAAGCATAACGAGGAGGTTTTGGCAGCGGCAAACAAAGAACTGAACCATTCAAATCTCGAACTTCAAAAAGCACGCCTCGCGGCCGATCAGGCCAACCAGGAGAAAAGTATTTTCCTGGCTACCATGAGCCACGAGATCCGTACGCCTATGAATGGGGTAATCGGTATGTCGGCCTTGCTGAATGAAACCGAGCTTAATGATGAGCAGCGGATGTTTACCGAAACCATCATCAATTGTGGTGAAACGCTGATCCATGTGATTAATAATATCCTTGATTTTTCGAAGATAGAAGCAGGCAGCCTTGATCTTGAACAGGACGATTTTAACCTGAGGCAGAGCATTGAGGATGTAATGGATATGTTTGCCGTTAAAGCCGGCCAAATGGGACTTGATCTTGTTTATGAAATTGAAGAAGATATTTCTCCAAACATCATTGGCGATCCGCTGCGCCTTAAACAGGTACTTATCAATCTTGTAAATAACGCCATTAAGTTTACTGAAAAAGGAGAGGTTGGTATCAGGGTAAGCTGTATTGAAAGGCAACCTGACGGTTTGCTGAAACTGGGCTTTGATGTTTGGGATACAGGCATCGGTATTCCGAAAGATAAACTGCACCGTTTGTTCCGCGCGTTCTCACAGGTTGATTCATCTACCACACGTAAATACGGCGGCACTGGTCTGGGTTTAGCAATTTGCCAGAAGTTGGTGACCCTCATGGGCGGAGCCATCGGGGTTAAAAGCCTACCGGGCGTAGGGGCTAAGTTTTCCTTTACCATCAATGCCTACCCAGGTGAGGCATCGCAACAGCTTACATCTGGCTTTGACCTTAGCGAATTAGAAGGGAAGAAAATTTTGGTGGTTGATGATAACCAAACCAACCTTTCTATCCTGGAACGCCAGTTTGACAACTGGAACCTTAAAGCCATAACCGCCGAATCGGCTGCTGAGGCATTGGTAATTCTCCAAAAAAGTAAAGATATTGAACTGGTAATTACCGATATGCACATGCCGGTGATGGACGGCGCTATGCTGGCCAAGGTGATCAAGGAAGGATATAGCCATTTACCAATCATATTATTAAGCTCGGTAGGTGAAGACTTTATAAAAGATCAGCGTTCGCTCTTTACATCTATCATGAATAAGCCCATCAAGCAGCAGGTGCTTGGTAAGCAAGTTTTCATGGCGCTTAGAAATAGCTCCACTCAAACAGAAGACAAGCAAGCTAAAGCAAAACTTTCGGTAGATTTTAGTGATAAGTATCCCTTCAAGATTCTCATTGCCGAAGATAATGAGGTTAACCAGCACGTTATTAAGCATATTTTAAGCAAAATGGGCTATAAGCCGGGTATTGCTAAAAATGGGATTGACGCCATTGAAGCCCTGTACCAGGACGATTACGGATTGATATTAATGGATATGCAGATGCCGGTTATGGATGGGCTGGAAGCTACCCGGGTTATCCGGAAGGATGGCGTTAAACAACCGGTTATTATAGCGCTCACCGCTAATGCCATGACCGGCGACGAACAGGAATGTTTGCAGGCTGGTATGAATGATTACCTGAGCAAGCCCGTAAAATTGGATGAGTTGATGAACAAGCTATCCAAGTGGTATACGGTGGTTAATAATAAAGCGGTATCCCGTTCGGAAGTCTAA
- the dinB gene encoding DNA polymerase IV — MTEQPSNTHRKIIHIDMDAFYASVEQRDFPEYRGKPLVVGGLPEGRGGVVATASYEARKFGVRSAMSSKKALQLCPHALFVRPRFNVYREVSQHIREIFSRYTDLIEPLSLDEAYLDVTHDKQDIGSAIEIAKLIKQAIKDELQLTASAGVSINKFVAKIASDINKPDGLKFIGPSSIENFMEQLPVEKFFGVGKVTAQKMKQMGLHTGADLKRLEESELTRHFGKVGKFYYQIVRGIDNREVQPHRETKSLGAEDTFAYDLTTLEEMEAELDKIATTVHNRLLKYELKGRTITLKVKYHDFKQITRNQSFQTPVNDLETISNTAKQLMATTGVDDVKVRLLGISLSNFGELQVKQRDDRELGPGDQLELEL, encoded by the coding sequence ATGACGGAGCAACCATCCAATACACATCGTAAAATTATCCATATTGATATGGATGCATTTTACGCGTCGGTTGAGCAGCGGGATTTTCCGGAATACCGGGGCAAGCCTTTGGTGGTGGGAGGCTTACCCGAAGGGCGCGGCGGCGTGGTTGCAACAGCAAGTTATGAGGCCAGGAAGTTTGGTGTCCGGTCGGCCATGTCATCAAAAAAGGCTTTACAGCTTTGTCCGCATGCTTTGTTTGTACGTCCCCGGTTTAATGTTTACCGGGAAGTATCGCAACATATCCGTGAAATCTTCAGTCGTTATACAGATCTGATCGAGCCGCTTTCGTTGGATGAAGCTTATCTGGATGTAACTCATGATAAGCAGGATATTGGCTCGGCCATTGAGATAGCCAAACTCATTAAACAGGCTATTAAAGATGAGTTACAACTTACTGCCTCGGCGGGCGTATCTATCAATAAGTTTGTGGCTAAAATAGCATCAGATATCAATAAGCCCGATGGATTGAAGTTCATCGGCCCTTCAAGCATCGAAAACTTTATGGAGCAGCTACCCGTCGAAAAGTTTTTTGGCGTGGGAAAAGTAACTGCTCAAAAAATGAAACAAATGGGTCTGCATACCGGCGCCGATCTTAAACGACTGGAAGAAAGTGAGCTTACCCGTCACTTTGGGAAGGTAGGCAAATTTTACTATCAGATAGTGCGTGGTATTGATAACCGGGAAGTACAGCCACATCGTGAAACCAAATCACTCGGTGCCGAAGATACCTTTGCTTATGATTTAACTACCCTGGAGGAGATGGAGGCTGAACTTGATAAGATAGCAACAACGGTACACAATCGCCTGCTTAAATATGAGTTGAAGGGCCGTACCATCACCCTCAAAGTAAAATATCACGATTTTAAACAGATCACCAGAAACCAGTCATTCCAAACACCGGTAAACGATCTTGAAACCATCAGCAATACGGCCAAACAACTCATGGCTACTACCGGCGTTGACGATGTAAAAGTACGCCTGCTGGGTATTTCACTTTCAAACTTCGGCGAGCTGCAGGTTAAGCAGCGCGATGACCGCGAGCTTGGCCCCGGCGACCAGCTGGAACTGGAATTATAA
- a CDS encoding DUF922 domain-containing protein, producing MKRNIVKGIGLTAMCFFAMITSASAQSFHQLTANDFWGTPRANAGGVVAYTNCTIDYRYQARREGGGYRLNFNIRLILNNNKSWLDKSRVSTPQQMTEILKHEQGHYTIAFLEQQELLRIVSRTRFSNNYNYEAMSIFNRIDAKYKQLNADYDEDTVHMTDRKQQHSWDMYFQQKLRFLPGDTES from the coding sequence ATGAAAAGAAATATAGTGAAAGGGATAGGCCTAACGGCCATGTGTTTTTTTGCAATGATCACGTCGGCTTCGGCGCAGTCATTTCATCAGCTTACCGCCAATGATTTTTGGGGAACGCCGCGGGCTAATGCTGGCGGCGTTGTTGCTTATACAAACTGCACCATCGATTACCGTTACCAGGCCCGGCGCGAAGGCGGGGGCTACCGGCTTAATTTTAATATCAGACTGATCCTCAATAACAACAAATCGTGGTTGGACAAGAGCCGGGTTAGTACCCCGCAGCAAATGACCGAGATCTTAAAACACGAGCAAGGGCATTACACCATCGCCTTTTTAGAGCAGCAGGAGCTGTTACGCATAGTAAGCCGCACCCGCTTCAGCAATAACTACAACTACGAGGCCATGTCTATTTTTAACCGCATTGATGCCAAATACAAACAGCTCAATGCAGATTACGACGAAGATACCGTCCACATGACCGATCGTAAACAGCAGCATAGCTGGGATATGTATTTTCAGCAAAAGCTTAGGTTTTTGCCCGGGGATACGGAGAGTTGA
- a CDS encoding SPFH domain-containing protein — protein sequence MPESVGSLVTIIIFVVILITIFTSFVSVKQGTIVVITVFGKYRRILTPGLNFKIPFIENIYSKISIQNRSVELEFQAVTYDQANVYFKAMLLYSVLDQQEETIKNVAFKFVDERNLMQALIRTVEGSIRAFVATKRQSEVLILRRDIVEHVKEQLDVILEGWGYHLQDLQLNDITFDDVIMKSMSQVVASNNLKAAAENEGQALLITKTKAAEAEGNAIKISAQAEREAAQLRGQGIALFREEVARGMTVAAKEMAEANMDTSVILFTMWTESIKHFSENSKGNVIFLDGSTDQMQHTLKEMMALNLLHTDNVKK from the coding sequence ATGCCCGAATCAGTTGGATCATTGGTAACAATAATCATTTTTGTTGTTATCTTAATTACCATTTTCACTTCGTTTGTGTCTGTAAAACAGGGCACAATAGTAGTTATCACCGTATTTGGCAAGTACCGCCGCATCCTTACCCCGGGGTTAAATTTCAAGATCCCTTTTATCGAAAACATCTACTCCAAGATCTCTATCCAGAACCGGTCTGTTGAGCTGGAGTTCCAGGCTGTAACTTATGACCAGGCTAATGTTTACTTTAAGGCTATGCTCCTGTACTCTGTTCTGGACCAACAGGAAGAAACCATTAAAAACGTAGCTTTTAAGTTTGTTGACGAACGTAACCTGATGCAGGCCCTCATCCGCACCGTTGAAGGATCCATTCGCGCCTTTGTAGCTACCAAACGCCAAAGCGAAGTATTGATATTGCGCCGTGATATTGTTGAGCACGTAAAGGAACAACTGGACGTGATACTGGAAGGTTGGGGCTACCACCTGCAGGATCTTCAATTGAACGATATTACTTTTGATGATGTGATCATGAAATCGATGAGCCAGGTTGTGGCATCAAACAACCTGAAAGCCGCTGCCGAAAATGAAGGACAGGCCCTGCTCATCACTAAAACCAAAGCTGCCGAAGCGGAAGGTAACGCCATCAAAATATCGGCACAGGCCGAGCGCGAGGCAGCGCAATTACGTGGACAAGGTATAGCGCTGTTCCGTGAAGAGGTTGCCCGCGGTATGACCGTAGCTGCCAAAGAAATGGCCGAAGCTAATATGGATACCTCTGTAATTTTGTTCACCATGTGGACAGAATCCATCAAACACTTTTCTGAAAATTCAAAAGGGAATGTTATTTTCCTTGATGGCTCAACCGATCAGATGCAACATACGTTAAAAGAGATGATGGCCTTAAACCTTTTACATACCGACAACGTCAAAAAGTAA